The genomic region ACCGCATCCCTCGAATGCGGCCTTCCCGAGTGGTGAGCCTCCGGATTTCAGCTGACGGTGGATCACGTCGCACCCGTGATCCGATGAGCCGACAACCAGCCGGCCAGCGCGGGGGTGGCGAAAGGACTGTGTATCCATGCGCTCTGCCCGCACCCTGTTCGCATCGGCCGCCGTCACGGCGGTCCTCGCGGTCTCCGTTCCCGCCGCATACGCCGTGACCTCGGCGGACGACTGGGACAAGGACAGCGGTTCCTCCGCCAGCAGCAACGACGACCGTGAGAAGCCGGACTCGTGGAAGCACGACAAGCCCGAGGGCGGCGTCCACGCCGGTGGCGGTGCGCTCGCCGGTCTGTCGGCGGACGACTGGGAGAAGGACAAGGACAAGGAGTCCGGGTCCGGCAGCAACGACGACCGTGAGAAGCCGGACTCGTGGAAGCACGACAAGCCCGAGGGCGGCGTCCATGCCGGTGGCGGTGCGCTCGCCGGCGTGTCGGCGGACGACTGGCAGAAGGACAAGGAGTCCGGCTCCGGTTCCGGCTCCGGCGACAGCGAGCAGACCTGGAAGCACGAGAAGCCCGAGGGCGGCGTCCACACCGGCGGTGGAGCGATGGCGCTCTCCGGCAGCGGCCTGGCCGCCGGTTCGGTGCTGATGCTCGGTGGCCTGGGTGCCGCCGCGTACAAGCTGCGCCGCCGCAACGCCTCGGGTGCGGCGGCCGCCTGACCGGCGCTCCGCACCGCTGATCGAATCTGTCGTGGCCGCCGCCCTCTCCGGGGCGGTGGCCGCGCCGATTTCCCCGTACAGCCGCCCGTCCCTCCCGTACGCGAAAGGCAGCATGCGCATGGCCGCCCCGCAGCCGACAGAACCAGCCCCCGCCTCCCCTGCCCTCGGCCGTTCCCTGCTGTGGCCCGTCGCGGCGGTGGGGCTGGGCTTCCTCCTCGTCTACAACTCCTTCGACGCGTCGGCCGGAGTACCGCCGGCCCCCGCCGTGGTGTCACTCCCCGCGGCCTCGGCGCCCGCCTCGCCGGCACCGACGGCCTCCGTGTCCTCCGCCCGCCTCGGGCTGCCCCGGTCCGAGCCCGAACGGATCTCGATCAAGTCGATCGCCGTCGACGCCCCCTTCACGCCGCTGTCGATCGGCCCCTCCGGGCAGCTGGACGCGCCGCCCGCGCACGACGCGAATCTCGCGGGCTGGTTCAAGGACGGTGCCACCCCCGGCGAGCGCGGCACCTCGGTGGTCGCCGGGCACGTCGACACCAAGACCGGTCCCGCCGTGTTCCTGCTGCTCAGCACGCTCAAGGCGGGCAACACCGTGGACATCACCCGCCGGGACGGCACCGTCG from Streptomyces sp. QL37 harbors:
- a CDS encoding class F sortase, with the translated sequence MAAPQPTEPAPASPALGRSLLWPVAAVGLGFLLVYNSFDASAGVPPAPAVVSLPAASAPASPAPTASVSSARLGLPRSEPERISIKSIAVDAPFTPLSIGPSGQLDAPPAHDANLAGWFKDGATPGERGTSVVAGHVDTKTGPAVFLLLSTLKAGNTVDITRRDGTVATFEVDSVETFSKEDFPDDRVYADKGTAQLRLITCGGVYDKKKKDYEDNVVVFAHLASTRNS